In Prescottella soli, a genomic segment contains:
- a CDS encoding VOC family protein — protein MTDFPPAGALPYLTVRGAREALEWYRKAFGAELVGEPIVMDDGRIGHAELRLQTGMVYLAEEFPEMGLTAPESGATSVSLMLPVDDTDAVLARAHDAGGTVERWISENDGRRNATLIDPFGHRWMLSGPAKGAAGR, from the coding sequence GTGACGGATTTCCCTCCGGCCGGCGCCCTGCCGTATCTGACGGTCCGCGGGGCGCGGGAGGCGCTGGAGTGGTATCGGAAGGCGTTCGGGGCCGAACTGGTCGGGGAGCCGATCGTGATGGACGACGGCCGTATCGGCCATGCCGAGCTGCGTCTGCAGACCGGGATGGTCTACCTGGCCGAGGAATTCCCGGAGATGGGCCTGACGGCACCCGAGTCGGGTGCGACATCGGTGAGCTTGATGCTGCCGGTCGATGACACCGACGCGGTGCTCGCGCGGGCACACGATGCCGGGGGCACCGTCGAGCGGTGGATCTCGGAGAACGACGGCCGACGCAACGCGACGCTGATCGACCCGTTCGGACACCGCTGGATGCTGTCGGGACCGGCGAAGGGTGCCGCCGGCCGATAG
- a CDS encoding nuclear transport factor 2 family protein — protein sequence MDLEAIAEISRLKYRYVRALDTKSWADFADTMLPDVTATYAEHLRFDSRDAFVSFLQDTLGPHVITEHHCGHPEIDVHGDTATGIWYLSDTVVVPGDQMLMHGAAFYQDRYAKDATGRWRIAHTAYERTYESVYSLADMPSFRLTSNRWALIGSPQSGVPGVAP from the coding sequence GTGGATCTGGAGGCGATAGCCGAGATCAGTCGGCTCAAGTACCGGTACGTGCGCGCCCTCGACACCAAGTCCTGGGCGGATTTCGCGGACACCATGCTGCCCGACGTGACGGCCACCTACGCCGAGCATCTGCGGTTCGACTCGCGGGACGCCTTCGTGTCGTTCCTGCAGGACACGCTCGGTCCGCACGTGATCACCGAACACCACTGCGGCCACCCCGAGATCGACGTGCACGGCGACACCGCGACGGGTATCTGGTACCTGTCCGACACGGTCGTGGTGCCCGGCGACCAGATGCTGATGCACGGCGCCGCGTTCTATCAGGACCGTTACGCGAAGGACGCGACCGGACGGTGGAGGATCGCGCACACCGCGTACGAGCGCACCTACGAGTCGGTGTACTCGCTGGCCGACATGCCGAGCTTCCGCCTCACGTCGAACCGGTGGGCGTTGATCGGGTCGCCGCAGTCGGGGGTGCCCGGGGTGGCTCCGTGA
- a CDS encoding ABC-F family ATP-binding cassette domain-containing protein yields the protein MANLINLEQVSKSFGIKPLLDSVSLGVQEGERIGVVGLNGGGKTTMLEVLAGIEEPDSGRVSRVGGLRMAVVTQRGVLPEGSTVGDVVLGPLGVADHEWAGDARIRGILAGIGIDNLGLDAKVDGLSGGERRRVALAAALVQDLDLLVLDEPTNHLDVEGVQWLAEHLVSRRSALVVVTHDRWFLDTVATRTWEVVGGKVESYEGGYNDWIFARAERARQADAAEERRQNLARKELAWLRRGPQARTSKPKYRVEAAEALIADVPAPRDSIALASFAKRRLGRVVIELEDTKLTTPDGRELVHDLTWRLAPGERVGLVGVNGSGKTTLLRTLAGELEPAEGKRIQGQTVKIGWLRQELDDLPTDMRVLDAVKDVAERITLGDKEISAGQLAERLGFAPARQRTPVGDLSGGERRRLQLTRVLMGEPNVLLLDEPTNDLDIDTLQQLEDLLDGWAGTMVVISHDRYLIERICDTTWALFGDGKLTNLPGGIEEYLRRRAVLAQKPENVAQSVASTAGAAAPKVARDGAADRAARKELARLERTVSKLSEREEKLHAQLAEAATDPSKLMSLDAELKQVVAEKEAAEEQWMELASELE from the coding sequence ATGGCGAATTTGATCAATCTCGAACAGGTTTCGAAGTCCTTCGGCATCAAGCCGCTGCTCGATTCCGTCTCGCTCGGTGTGCAGGAGGGCGAACGCATCGGCGTCGTCGGCCTCAACGGCGGCGGCAAGACGACGATGCTCGAGGTGCTCGCCGGGATCGAGGAGCCGGACTCGGGCCGCGTCAGCCGCGTCGGCGGGCTCCGGATGGCGGTGGTGACGCAGCGTGGCGTGCTGCCCGAGGGGTCGACCGTCGGGGACGTGGTCCTGGGTCCGCTGGGTGTCGCCGACCACGAGTGGGCGGGTGACGCCCGGATCCGCGGCATCCTCGCGGGCATCGGCATCGACAACCTCGGTCTCGACGCGAAGGTCGACGGCCTCTCCGGTGGCGAGCGGCGCCGTGTCGCGCTGGCCGCCGCACTGGTCCAGGACCTCGACCTGCTGGTACTCGACGAGCCCACCAACCACCTCGACGTCGAGGGCGTGCAGTGGCTGGCCGAGCACCTCGTCTCGCGGCGCTCGGCGCTGGTCGTCGTCACCCACGACCGCTGGTTCCTCGACACCGTCGCCACCCGCACGTGGGAGGTGGTGGGCGGCAAGGTCGAGAGCTACGAGGGCGGCTACAACGACTGGATCTTCGCTCGCGCCGAACGTGCCCGGCAGGCCGACGCCGCGGAGGAGCGGCGGCAGAACCTGGCCCGCAAGGAACTTGCGTGGCTGCGGCGCGGACCGCAGGCCCGCACGTCCAAGCCGAAGTACCGCGTCGAGGCGGCCGAGGCGCTCATCGCCGACGTCCCCGCGCCGCGCGACAGCATCGCGCTCGCGTCGTTCGCCAAGCGTCGCCTGGGCCGCGTCGTCATCGAACTCGAGGACACCAAGCTCACGACACCCGACGGACGCGAGCTGGTCCACGACCTGACGTGGCGGCTCGCCCCCGGTGAGCGCGTCGGCCTGGTCGGCGTCAACGGCTCCGGCAAGACGACGCTGCTGCGCACCCTCGCCGGCGAGCTCGAGCCGGCGGAGGGCAAGCGGATCCAGGGCCAGACCGTCAAGATCGGGTGGCTCCGCCAGGAGCTCGACGACCTGCCCACCGACATGCGGGTGCTCGACGCCGTCAAGGACGTCGCGGAGCGGATCACGCTGGGCGACAAGGAGATCTCGGCCGGACAGCTGGCCGAGCGGCTGGGCTTCGCGCCGGCCCGTCAGCGGACCCCGGTCGGGGACCTGTCCGGTGGTGAGCGACGCCGCCTGCAGCTCACCCGCGTGCTCATGGGCGAGCCCAACGTGCTGCTGCTCGACGAGCCCACCAACGACCTGGACATCGACACCCTCCAGCAGCTCGAGGATCTGCTCGACGGCTGGGCCGGCACGATGGTCGTCATCTCGCACGACCGCTACCTGATCGAGCGGATCTGCGACACCACGTGGGCGCTCTTCGGCGACGGCAAGCTGACGAACCTGCCGGGCGGCATCGAGGAGTACCTGCGCCGGCGTGCGGTGCTGGCGCAGAAGCCGGAGAACGTGGCGCAGTCGGTCGCGTCCACCGCCGGGGCCGCCGCGCCCAAGGTGGCCCGCGACGGCGCCGCCGACCGCGCGGCCCGCAAGGAACTGGCCCGCCTCGAACGGACGGTGTCGAAGCTGTCCGAGCGCGAGGAGAAGCTGCACGCGCAGCTCGCGGAGGCCGCCACGGACCCGTCGAAGCTGATGAGCCTGGACGCCGAACTCAAGCAGGTCGTGGCCGAGAAGGAGGCCGCGGAGGAGCAGTGGATGGAGCTCGCGTCCGAACTCGAGTGA
- a CDS encoding 4-(cytidine 5'-diphospho)-2-C-methyl-D-erythritol kinase, which yields MLSVVPRPVTVRAPSKVNLHLAVGDLREDGYHELRTVFQALSLTDDVSVVHAESLAVRVRGEGAASVPTDATNLVWKAAEMLAAEAGIAPDVEISIVKGIPVAGGMAGGSADAAAALVALNDLWRLGLDRDALDEFAARLGSDVPFSLHGGTAFGTGRGEKLLPVLSRNTFHWVLALAKGGLSTPTVFRELDRLRAEGNPPRVGDASDLMHALASGDADALAPLLGNDLQAAALSLAPELRRTLRAGVTAGALAGIVSGSGPTCAFLCADADSAVAVGAELSGAGVCRTVRVASGPVPGARVIDPEPEGSH from the coding sequence GTGCTTTCCGTCGTTCCGCGCCCCGTCACGGTCCGGGCTCCCTCCAAGGTCAACCTGCATCTCGCGGTCGGTGACCTCCGAGAGGACGGCTACCACGAGCTGAGGACCGTGTTCCAGGCGCTCTCGCTCACCGACGACGTGTCCGTCGTCCACGCCGAGAGCCTCGCGGTGCGGGTCCGGGGTGAGGGTGCCGCCTCGGTGCCCACGGACGCCACCAACCTGGTCTGGAAGGCCGCCGAGATGCTCGCGGCCGAGGCGGGCATCGCCCCCGACGTCGAGATCTCGATCGTCAAGGGCATCCCGGTCGCGGGCGGCATGGCCGGCGGCAGCGCCGACGCCGCGGCCGCGCTGGTGGCCCTCAACGACTTGTGGCGACTGGGCCTGGACCGCGACGCCCTCGACGAGTTCGCGGCGCGGCTCGGCAGCGACGTCCCGTTCAGTCTCCACGGCGGTACCGCATTCGGCACCGGGCGCGGCGAGAAGCTGCTGCCCGTCCTGTCCCGCAACACGTTCCACTGGGTGCTCGCACTCGCGAAGGGCGGGCTGTCGACGCCGACGGTGTTCCGTGAGCTGGATCGGCTCCGTGCCGAGGGCAACCCGCCGCGGGTCGGTGACGCGTCCGATCTCATGCACGCCCTCGCGTCCGGCGACGCCGACGCGTTGGCGCCACTGCTCGGCAACGACCTGCAGGCGGCGGCGCTGTCGCTGGCACCGGAACTGCGGCGCACGCTCCGGGCCGGGGTGACCGCCGGCGCGCTCGCCGGCATCGTGTCCGGCTCGGGGCCGACGTGTGCGTTCCTGTGCGCGGACGCCGACTCCGCCGTCGCGGTGGGCGCGGAACTCTCGGGTGCGGGAGTGTGCCGCACCGTACGTGTCGCGAGCGGGCCGGTGCCCGGCGCACGCGTGATCGACCCCGAGCCGGAAGGCAGCCACTGA
- a CDS encoding ABC transporter permease, which translates to MTGIVRDSGIVMARELRPTLRDPVSVVFSLAQPLILLALFGPLLKSVPGMGEGVWNWFIPGVLVMIAIFGTSMTGSNLLMEMQQGSHERMLVTPLHRSSLLIGRAAKEMVPLAAQAVLIILVALPLGLDVDPLGAVVGIALLGVFGVGLGALSYALALAVREQDWMFWVVQQTLMFPMLILSGTMLPLDDAPRWMRALVAANPLGYVVEAERALFAGELASGAVLSGVIAAVTVAVVGLGVGVRSVR; encoded by the coding sequence ATGACCGGCATAGTGCGCGACAGCGGGATCGTCATGGCCCGCGAACTGCGACCCACCCTTCGCGACCCGGTGAGCGTCGTGTTCAGCCTCGCCCAGCCGCTGATCCTGCTCGCCCTGTTCGGCCCGCTGCTGAAGAGCGTCCCGGGGATGGGGGAGGGCGTGTGGAACTGGTTTATCCCCGGCGTGCTGGTGATGATCGCGATCTTCGGCACGTCGATGACGGGCTCGAACCTCCTGATGGAGATGCAGCAGGGCTCGCACGAGCGGATGCTCGTGACACCTCTGCACCGCTCGTCGCTGCTGATCGGGCGGGCCGCGAAGGAGATGGTTCCCCTTGCCGCGCAGGCGGTTCTGATCATCCTGGTGGCCCTGCCGCTCGGCCTGGACGTCGATCCGCTCGGCGCGGTCGTCGGCATCGCGCTGCTCGGCGTGTTCGGGGTGGGCCTCGGCGCGCTGTCGTACGCGCTCGCGTTGGCCGTCCGTGAGCAGGACTGGATGTTCTGGGTGGTGCAGCAGACCTTGATGTTCCCGATGCTGATCCTGTCGGGCACGATGCTCCCGCTCGACGACGCCCCGCGGTGGATGCGGGCACTCGTCGCGGCCAACCCGCTGGGCTACGTGGTCGAGGCCGAACGGGCCCTGTTCGCGGGCGAACTCGCATCCGGAGCGGTCCTGTCGGGTGTGATCGCTGCGGTCACCGTCGCCGTGGTGGGACTGGGTGTCGGGGTCCGGTCCGTGCGGTAG
- a CDS encoding ATP-binding cassette domain-containing protein, which produces MIHTEGLTKRFKQGKNTVDAVVDVDLEVAEGELVALLGPNGAGKSTTLRMLTTLLAPTSGQASVAGFDVTTDRDEVRRRIGYVGQGSGAGHNQRVRDELVTQGLCYDMAKAASAARVDELLDALDLADLATRKVSTLSGGQRRRLDIALGLVHRPPLLFLDEPTTGMDPQSRANLWEHILRLRAQMGTTIVLTTHYLEEADAMAERVIVIDRGTVIADDTASALKSELAGDLLTIGFDDPVAAARAADLAASLVTVRDVTMTGAVIRVRTSEGDAALPGLLRAAEGSGLRVATADIARPTLDDVFLGLTGRSLRETAAA; this is translated from the coding sequence ATGATTCACACGGAGGGGTTGACCAAGCGGTTCAAACAGGGCAAGAACACGGTCGACGCGGTCGTGGACGTCGATCTCGAGGTCGCGGAGGGCGAGCTGGTGGCGCTGCTCGGCCCCAACGGCGCGGGCAAGTCGACGACCCTGCGGATGCTCACCACCCTGCTGGCGCCCACGTCGGGTCAGGCGAGCGTCGCGGGATTCGACGTCACCACCGATCGTGACGAGGTGCGGCGCCGGATCGGCTACGTGGGGCAGGGCAGCGGGGCCGGGCACAATCAGCGGGTCCGGGACGAGTTGGTGACGCAGGGCCTCTGCTACGACATGGCCAAGGCGGCCTCCGCAGCGAGGGTGGATGAACTGCTCGACGCCCTCGATCTCGCCGACCTGGCGACACGCAAGGTGAGCACCCTCTCGGGTGGCCAGCGCCGACGTCTCGACATCGCGCTCGGGCTGGTCCACCGGCCGCCGCTGCTGTTCCTCGACGAACCGACCACCGGCATGGACCCGCAGAGCCGAGCCAACCTGTGGGAGCACATCCTGCGGCTGCGCGCGCAGATGGGCACGACGATCGTGCTCACCACGCACTACCTCGAAGAGGCCGACGCGATGGCCGAGCGGGTGATCGTCATCGACCGCGGCACGGTGATCGCCGACGACACCGCGTCCGCGCTCAAGTCGGAACTGGCCGGGGACCTGCTGACGATCGGGTTCGACGATCCCGTCGCCGCGGCCCGGGCCGCCGACCTCGCGGCATCGCTCGTGACGGTTCGCGACGTCACGATGACCGGTGCCGTGATCCGGGTCCGCACGAGCGAGGGCGACGCCGCGCTGCCGGGGCTTCTCCGCGCGGCCGAGGGGTCCGGTCTCCGCGTCGCGACCGCCGATATCGCCCGGCCGACGCTCGACGACGTCTTCCTCGGCCTGACCGGCCGCAGCCTGCGCGAGACCGCCGCGGCGTGA